A stretch of the Streptomyces sp. NBC_01428 genome encodes the following:
- a CDS encoding ABC transporter ATP-binding protein yields the protein MSNTNPLLDVTGLTKHFPVMGGFPFKRKIGAVQAVDGLDFQVAEGESLGLVGESGCGKSTTGRLITRLLEPTGGRITYRGQDITHANRKQLAPVRSEIQMIFQDPYASLNPRQTVGKIISGPMEINGIDPKGGQEKRVRELLETVGLNPEHYNRFPHEFSGGQRQRIGVARALALEPKLIVADEPVSALDVSIQAQVVNLLQELQKDLGIAFLFIAHDLAIVRHFSQRVAVMYLGKIVEIANREDLYDNPRHPYTRALMSAVPEATADDVPARERILLKGDVPSPLNPPSGCRFRTRCWKATDKCASEAPPLVQISGSNAGHLTACHYPETTETVPAPRFSKDPEAAV from the coding sequence ATGAGCAACACGAACCCCCTCCTGGACGTCACCGGGCTGACCAAGCACTTCCCGGTGATGGGCGGCTTCCCCTTCAAGCGGAAGATCGGCGCGGTGCAGGCCGTCGACGGTCTCGACTTCCAGGTGGCCGAGGGCGAGAGCCTCGGTCTGGTCGGCGAGTCCGGCTGCGGCAAGTCGACGACCGGCCGGCTCATCACCCGGCTCCTCGAACCCACCGGCGGTCGGATCACCTACCGCGGCCAGGACATCACGCACGCCAACCGCAAGCAGCTGGCGCCGGTCCGCTCCGAGATCCAGATGATCTTCCAGGACCCGTACGCCTCGCTGAACCCGCGGCAGACGGTCGGCAAGATCATCTCGGGACCGATGGAGATCAACGGGATCGACCCGAAGGGCGGCCAGGAGAAGCGCGTCCGCGAACTCCTGGAGACGGTCGGTCTCAACCCCGAGCACTACAACCGCTTCCCGCACGAGTTCTCCGGCGGCCAGCGCCAGCGCATCGGCGTCGCCCGCGCGCTCGCCCTGGAGCCGAAGCTGATCGTCGCGGACGAGCCGGTCTCGGCCCTCGACGTCTCCATCCAGGCGCAGGTCGTCAACCTCCTCCAGGAGCTGCAGAAGGACCTGGGGATCGCGTTCCTGTTCATCGCCCACGACCTCGCGATCGTGCGGCACTTCTCGCAGCGGGTCGCGGTCATGTACCTCGGCAAGATCGTCGAGATCGCCAACCGCGAGGACCTGTACGACAACCCGCGTCACCCGTACACCCGCGCGTTGATGTCGGCCGTGCCCGAGGCGACCGCGGACGACGTCCCGGCCCGCGAGCGCATCCTGCTCAAGGGTGACGTGCCCTCGCCGCTCAACCCGCCGTCGGGCTGCCGGTTCCGCACCCGCTGCTGGAAGGCGACGGACAAGTGCGCCTCCGAGGCTCCGCCGCTGGTGCAGATCTCGGGCAGCAACGCCGGCCACCTGACGGCGTGCCACTACCCGGAGACGACGGAGACCGTTCCGGCCCCGCGTTTCTCCAAGGACCCCGAGGCGGCGGTCTGA
- a CDS encoding ABC transporter permease: MSRFLIRRVLGALVILLIISAITFGLFYAIPRDPAMMSCGKNCTPDMLAQIRHNLGIDHPIPVQYWDWLKGVFVGRDYGSFGNCNAPCLGYSFANREPVLGTILDRLPTTLSLAFGAAVVFLIFGIGAGMLAAVKQGKFLDKFASSASLFGSSLQIYFVGYVAMFFLVSKVHLFSQPSYTPLTENPVDWFSGMLLPWLTLAIIFTANYTRMTRSQLVEQLSEDYVRTARAKGLSRANVFFRFAWRGAMGPIVTVFGIDLGTLIGGAIITESVFSIQGIGRLAVDSVSKSDLPMLLGVTVLSAGAIVFFNIIVDAVYALIDPRIRLA, translated from the coding sequence ATGTCCCGCTTTCTCATCCGCCGAGTCCTCGGCGCACTGGTCATCCTGCTGATCATCAGTGCCATCACCTTCGGCCTCTTCTACGCCATCCCGCGTGACCCGGCGATGATGTCCTGCGGCAAGAACTGCACGCCCGACATGCTCGCGCAGATCCGGCACAACCTGGGCATCGACCACCCGATCCCGGTGCAGTACTGGGACTGGCTCAAGGGCGTGTTCGTGGGTCGTGATTACGGCAGCTTCGGCAACTGCAACGCCCCGTGCCTCGGCTACTCGTTCGCCAACCGCGAGCCGGTGCTCGGCACGATCCTGGACCGCCTGCCGACGACCCTCTCCCTGGCGTTCGGCGCGGCCGTGGTCTTCCTGATCTTCGGTATCGGCGCGGGCATGCTGGCCGCCGTCAAGCAGGGCAAGTTCCTGGACAAGTTCGCCAGCTCCGCCTCGCTGTTCGGCTCCTCGCTCCAGATCTACTTCGTCGGCTACGTCGCGATGTTCTTCCTGGTCTCCAAGGTGCACCTGTTCTCGCAGCCCTCGTACACGCCGCTCACCGAGAACCCGGTCGACTGGTTCTCCGGGATGCTGCTGCCGTGGCTCACGCTGGCGATCATCTTCACCGCCAACTACACGCGTATGACCCGCTCGCAGCTCGTCGAGCAGCTCAGTGAGGACTACGTCCGCACCGCCCGCGCCAAGGGCCTCTCCCGTGCGAACGTCTTCTTCCGGTTCGCCTGGCGCGGTGCGATGGGTCCCATCGTCACGGTCTTCGGCATCGACCTGGGCACCCTGATCGGTGGCGCGATCATCACCGAGTCGGTCTTCAGCATCCAGGGAATCGGCCGCCTCGCGGTGGACTCCGTGAGCAAGAGCGACCTGCCCATGCTGCTCGGTGTCACCGTCCTGTCCGCCGGCGCGATCGTGTTCTTCAACATCATCGTCGACGCCGTGTACGCCCTCATCGACCCGCGGATCCGGCTCGCCTGA
- a CDS encoding ABC transporter permease encodes MTLPTPSAAASLEVTDEIGSIPDTSLNPKGSESRSPGRLAWKRFKRDRTGVISAYIVIFFFAIAILAPLIAKLYGKNPYTTYASERPELLDAFSYPAGANGGMSSEFWFGIEPQLGRDVFTFLLYGIRTSLGIAVAATLVTTIVGVIVGVTAGYLGGRTDYFVGRVIDILLSFPSTLFFIAFMPVVYGLFVAPDDNIPTSLRAISLIVVLSGFGWASIARLLRGQVLGLREREYIEAAKVTGASSRRIVFKELLPNLWTPIIIQSTLMLPAYVTAEAGLAFLGVGIIDPTPDWGVMIQRGAQFYTEDLTFMLFPGVSMVIFVLAFNLLGDSVRDALDPKSKR; translated from the coding sequence CGCTCCCCGGGACGACTCGCCTGGAAGCGGTTCAAGCGTGACCGCACCGGTGTCATATCCGCGTACATCGTGATCTTTTTCTTTGCGATCGCGATTCTGGCCCCGCTCATAGCCAAGCTGTACGGGAAGAACCCGTACACGACCTACGCGAGCGAGCGCCCGGAACTCCTCGACGCCTTCTCCTACCCGGCCGGCGCCAACGGCGGGATGAGCTCGGAGTTCTGGTTCGGCATCGAGCCCCAGCTGGGCCGGGACGTCTTCACCTTCCTGCTCTACGGCATCCGCACCTCCCTGGGCATCGCCGTCGCGGCGACCCTGGTGACCACGATCGTCGGCGTGATCGTCGGCGTCACCGCGGGCTACCTCGGCGGGCGCACCGACTACTTCGTCGGCCGGGTCATCGACATCCTGCTGTCGTTCCCCTCGACCCTGTTCTTCATCGCCTTCATGCCGGTGGTCTACGGGCTCTTCGTCGCCCCCGACGACAACATCCCCACCTCGCTGCGGGCCATCTCCCTGATCGTGGTCCTCTCCGGCTTCGGCTGGGCCTCCATCGCGCGTCTGCTGCGCGGTCAGGTCCTCGGCCTCCGTGAGCGCGAGTACATCGAGGCCGCCAAGGTCACCGGCGCCTCCTCGCGGCGGATCGTGTTCAAGGAACTGCTGCCCAACCTGTGGACTCCGATCATCATCCAGTCCACCCTGATGCTCCCGGCGTACGTGACCGCGGAGGCGGGCCTGGCCTTCCTCGGCGTCGGCATCATCGACCCGACCCCGGACTGGGGCGTCATGATCCAGCGCGGCGCCCAGTTCTACACCGAGGACCTCACCTTCATGCTCTTCCCGGGCGTGTCCATGGTGATCTTCGTCCTCGCCTTCAACCTGCTCGGCGATTCGGTGCGCGACGCGCTCGACCCGAAGTCCAAGCGGTAG
- a CDS encoding ABC transporter substrate-binding protein — translation MSFSRRNFLIATGVVAASSSVLTACGGGSDNKSSRKVPTVSGSKTKAILVGTKADSTGPAPEVPGAVKGGTIYSLDQFDMDHMDPAQIYVSTEGAITRPILRGLTGYKIDNKGGATLVGDAATDAGTTKDGGKTWTFTLKDGLKWEDGSDITGDDLRHTFERLFASFVTEGPRYVQQWLVGGDKYKGPYSGKKLDSIEIDGKTVTFHLNEARADFNFTLAMPGYGLVNKKNDTKEKYDKRPFSSGPYKIGSRSIGKSLTYVRNEHWDPATDSIRNNYPDQFVFQFGFQPLAATDRFIADSGKDQHAMAIFNEVAAERIAQVLTNAKLKKRVLTEVDTVTYYWPINMTRVKDVKVRQAINWAWPHQQLQTIRGGASTSELATTVLSPVTPGYQKFDLYGVTKKPGGDPVKAKALLKEAGKVGQKLVIAYQQSDNAQKQAVAIKNALEAAGFQVVNKQIDKSTFYTQIGKIDNDFDLFAAGWSPDWPNGYSVFYPCWSGKNIGDGRSNYAQLNDPSINKAIDAAAKITDTEAANKAWGAVDRQIMETSAVVPDYHSIRNWMYGSKVGNVIYDSGNTCIALTKLYAMK, via the coding sequence ATGTCTTTCTCCCGTAGAAACTTCCTGATCGCCACCGGCGTGGTCGCGGCCTCGTCGTCCGTGCTGACCGCCTGTGGCGGCGGCAGCGACAACAAGTCGAGCCGCAAGGTCCCCACGGTCAGCGGCTCCAAGACCAAGGCGATCCTGGTCGGCACGAAGGCCGACTCCACCGGCCCCGCGCCGGAGGTCCCGGGAGCGGTCAAGGGCGGGACGATCTACTCGCTCGACCAGTTCGACATGGACCACATGGACCCGGCCCAGATCTACGTCTCGACCGAGGGCGCCATCACCCGGCCGATCCTGCGTGGGCTCACCGGCTACAAGATCGACAACAAGGGCGGCGCCACCCTCGTCGGTGACGCGGCCACGGACGCCGGCACCACGAAGGACGGCGGCAAGACCTGGACCTTCACGCTGAAGGACGGTCTGAAGTGGGAGGACGGCTCGGACATCACGGGTGACGACCTCCGTCACACCTTCGAGCGCCTCTTCGCCTCCTTCGTCACCGAGGGTCCCCGCTACGTCCAGCAGTGGCTGGTCGGCGGCGACAAGTACAAGGGCCCCTACAGCGGCAAGAAGCTCGACTCCATCGAGATCGACGGCAAGACGGTCACGTTCCACCTCAACGAGGCGCGTGCCGACTTCAACTTCACGCTCGCCATGCCCGGCTACGGCCTCGTGAACAAGAAGAACGACACGAAGGAGAAGTACGACAAGCGTCCCTTCTCCTCCGGCCCGTACAAGATCGGCAGCCGCAGCATCGGCAAGTCGCTCACCTACGTGCGCAACGAGCACTGGGACCCGGCGACGGACTCGATCCGCAACAACTACCCGGACCAGTTCGTCTTCCAGTTCGGCTTCCAGCCGCTGGCCGCCACGGACCGCTTCATCGCGGACTCCGGCAAGGACCAGCACGCCATGGCCATCTTCAACGAGGTCGCGGCCGAGCGCATCGCCCAGGTGCTCACCAACGCCAAGCTGAAGAAGCGCGTCCTCACCGAGGTCGACACGGTCACGTACTACTGGCCGATCAACATGACCCGCGTCAAGGACGTCAAGGTCCGTCAGGCCATCAACTGGGCCTGGCCGCACCAGCAGCTGCAGACGATCCGCGGTGGCGCCTCCACCAGCGAGCTGGCCACCACGGTCCTCTCGCCCGTGACCCCGGGTTACCAGAAGTTCGACCTGTACGGCGTGACCAAGAAGCCCGGTGGCGACCCGGTCAAGGCCAAGGCGCTCCTGAAGGAGGCCGGCAAGGTCGGCCAGAAGCTGGTCATCGCGTACCAGCAGTCCGACAACGCCCAGAAGCAGGCCGTGGCGATCAAGAACGCTCTGGAGGCCGCCGGCTTCCAGGTCGTCAACAAGCAGATCGACAAGTCGACCTTCTACACCCAGATCGGCAAGATCGACAACGACTTCGACCTGTTCGCCGCCGGCTGGAGCCCGGACTGGCCGAACGGCTACTCCGTCTTCTACCCCTGCTGGAGCGGCAAGAACATCGGCGACGGCCGCAGCAACTACGCGCAGCTGAACGACCCGAGCATCAACAAGGCGATCGACGCCGCCGCCAAGATCACGGACACCGAGGCCGCGAACAAGGCCTGGGGCGCCGTGGACCGCCAGATCATGGAGACGTCCGCCGTGGTCCCGGACTACCACTCGATCCGCAACTGGATGTACGGATCCAAGGTCGGAAACGTCATCTACGACAGCGGCAACACCTGCATCGCGCTCACCAAGCTCTACGCGATGAAGTAA
- a CDS encoding ABC transporter ATP-binding protein — MTSTDQQPFLSVRDLKVHFSTEDGVVKAVDGLTFDLAKGKTLGIVGESGSGKSVTNLTILGLHDRDRTAIDGEILLDGKELLTASEREMERLRGNKMSMIFQDALASLSPYHTIGRQIAETYRKHTGASKKEARDRAIEMLRRVGIPQPDMRVDDYPHQFSGGMRQRAMIAMALVCDPELLIADEPTTALDVTVQAQIMDLLKDLQQEFGTAIIFITHDLGVIADIADDVLVMYGGRCVERGTKKEVLRAPQHPYTWGLLGSMPSLDGPVDVPLSPIPGSPPSLLNPPSGCRFHPRCTFKEKVEGGLCSTEQPLLQVTDGRGAACHLTADQRQEYFADLAATRSH; from the coding sequence GTGACGAGCACCGATCAGCAGCCCTTCCTGTCCGTCAGGGATCTGAAGGTTCACTTCTCCACCGAAGACGGCGTCGTCAAGGCCGTCGACGGTCTCACCTTCGACCTGGCCAAGGGCAAGACGCTCGGCATCGTGGGCGAGTCGGGCTCCGGCAAGTCCGTCACGAACCTGACGATCCTCGGCCTGCACGACCGCGACCGCACCGCCATCGACGGCGAGATCCTGCTCGACGGCAAGGAGCTGCTGACCGCCTCCGAGCGGGAGATGGAGCGGCTCCGCGGCAACAAGATGTCGATGATCTTCCAGGACGCGCTGGCCTCGCTGTCGCCGTACCACACCATCGGCAGGCAGATCGCCGAGACGTACCGCAAGCACACCGGTGCCTCCAAGAAGGAGGCCCGGGACCGCGCGATCGAGATGCTGCGCCGTGTGGGCATCCCGCAGCCGGACATGCGTGTGGACGACTACCCGCACCAGTTCTCCGGCGGTATGCGCCAGCGCGCGATGATCGCCATGGCGCTGGTCTGCGACCCCGAGCTGCTCATCGCGGACGAGCCGACCACCGCGCTCGACGTGACCGTGCAGGCGCAGATCATGGACCTGCTGAAGGACCTCCAGCAGGAGTTCGGCACCGCGATCATCTTCATCACGCACGACCTCGGTGTCATCGCCGACATCGCGGACGACGTGCTCGTGATGTACGGCGGCCGGTGCGTGGAGCGCGGGACCAAGAAGGAGGTGCTGCGGGCGCCGCAGCACCCGTACACCTGGGGTCTGCTGGGCTCGATGCCGAGCCTGGACGGACCGGTCGACGTACCGCTGTCGCCGATCCCCGGTTCGCCGCCGTCGCTGCTGAACCCGCCGTCCGGCTGCCGCTTCCACCCGCGGTGCACCTTCAAGGAGAAGGTCGAGGGCGGGCTCTGCTCCACCGAGCAGCCGCTCCTCCAGGTCACGGACGGGCGCGGTGCCGCCTGCCACCTCACGGCGGACCAGCGCCAGGAATACTTCGCCGACCTCGCCGCGACCCGGTCGCACTGA